One region of Demequina sp. TMPB413 genomic DNA includes:
- the leuS gene encoding leucine--tRNA ligase, whose protein sequence is MTSPETSLDDARYDFHTIEQRWQPVWADKQPFRSGDPSDTRPTKYVLDMFPYPSGDLHMGHAEAYALGDVISRYWSLKGFNVLHPIGWDSFGLPAENAAIKRGVDPAGWTEANIAQQRTSMERYACSFDWDRVLMTHRPEYYHWNQWMFTRLYERGLAYRKPSLVNWCPNDQTVLANEQVVAGLCERCDTPVTKKKLTQWYFKVTDYADELLDELETLRGTWPSKVIAMQKNWIGRSRGADVQFVIEGREAPIPIYTTRPDTLFGATFMVVAVDSDLAAELVADADAGIQEEFAAYAEKVKGDTEIERLSTERPKTGVFLGRYAINPVNGERLQIWASDYVLADYGHGAIMAVPAHDQRDLDFARAMGLPVRAVLDCRDDEGNPLPDPAESGVATVGDGTLINSGSLDGLDKAEAITAIIAELEKAGTASASVNYRLRDWLISRQRYWGTPIPIVHCDACGEVPVPDDQLPVKLPSTEGLDLKPKGQSPLAAATDWVNTTCPKCGGAALRDTDTMDTFVDSSWYFLRFLSPGKTDGPFDQAEAKKWAPIDQYVGGVTHAILHLLYARFFTKALRDMGMIDFGEPFTALLNQGMVQMDGSAMSKSRGNLVSLAAQLDEFGVDAIRLTMSFAGPPEDDIDWADVSPAGSAKFLARAWRLARDVSSEPGVDPAEGDRELRAVTHRTLADASELVESFRFNVVVARVMELVNATRKAIDSGAGPADPAVREAAEVVAKLLSLFAPYCAEDMWSMLGHQDLVALSGLPPVDASLLVQETVTCVVQVMGKVRERLEVSPDATEDELRELALASPNVQRAMDGAPVRTVIVRPPGLVNVVVSK, encoded by the coding sequence GTGACTTCCCCCGAGACTTCCCTGGACGACGCGCGCTACGACTTCCACACGATCGAGCAGCGGTGGCAGCCGGTGTGGGCGGACAAGCAGCCCTTCCGCTCGGGCGACCCGAGTGACACGCGTCCCACCAAGTACGTGCTGGACATGTTCCCGTACCCCTCAGGCGACCTCCACATGGGTCACGCCGAGGCGTATGCGCTGGGAGACGTGATCTCGCGGTACTGGAGCCTCAAGGGTTTCAACGTGCTGCACCCCATCGGGTGGGACTCGTTTGGGCTGCCAGCGGAAAACGCCGCGATCAAGCGTGGAGTGGACCCGGCCGGTTGGACCGAGGCGAACATCGCGCAGCAGCGCACCTCGATGGAGCGCTACGCGTGCTCGTTTGACTGGGACCGCGTGCTGATGACGCACCGCCCCGAGTACTACCACTGGAACCAGTGGATGTTCACGCGCCTGTACGAGCGGGGCCTGGCCTACCGCAAGCCGTCCCTGGTGAACTGGTGTCCCAACGACCAGACCGTGCTTGCCAACGAGCAGGTGGTCGCCGGACTGTGCGAGCGCTGCGACACCCCCGTCACCAAGAAGAAGCTCACGCAGTGGTACTTCAAGGTCACCGACTATGCGGACGAGTTGCTCGACGAGCTCGAGACACTGCGCGGCACGTGGCCATCCAAGGTGATCGCGATGCAGAAGAACTGGATCGGCCGCTCGCGAGGCGCCGACGTCCAGTTTGTGATCGAGGGCCGCGAGGCGCCCATCCCGATCTACACCACGCGGCCAGACACGCTGTTTGGCGCGACCTTCATGGTGGTCGCGGTGGACTCCGACCTGGCAGCAGAGCTGGTGGCCGACGCCGACGCTGGGATTCAGGAGGAGTTCGCCGCTTACGCCGAGAAGGTCAAGGGCGACACCGAGATCGAACGCCTCAGCACCGAGCGTCCCAAGACCGGTGTGTTCCTTGGCCGCTACGCGATCAACCCCGTCAACGGGGAGAGGCTGCAAATCTGGGCCTCCGACTACGTGCTGGCCGACTACGGCCACGGCGCCATCATGGCCGTGCCTGCCCACGACCAGCGCGACCTCGACTTCGCACGCGCCATGGGTCTTCCCGTGCGCGCCGTCCTGGATTGCCGGGACGACGAGGGCAACCCGCTGCCCGACCCCGCCGAGTCGGGCGTGGCGACGGTGGGCGACGGCACCCTGATCAACTCGGGCTCCCTGGACGGCCTGGACAAGGCAGAGGCGATCACCGCGATCATCGCCGAACTCGAGAAGGCGGGAACGGCGTCGGCGTCGGTCAATTACCGCCTGCGCGACTGGCTGATTTCCCGTCAGCGCTACTGGGGCACGCCCATCCCGATTGTGCACTGCGACGCGTGCGGCGAGGTGCCCGTCCCCGACGACCAACTCCCCGTGAAGCTGCCGTCCACCGAGGGCCTGGACCTGAAGCCCAAGGGGCAGTCACCTTTGGCCGCCGCCACGGACTGGGTCAACACCACGTGCCCCAAGTGCGGCGGTGCGGCCCTGCGCGACACCGACACGATGGACACCTTCGTCGATTCCTCCTGGTACTTCCTGCGATTCCTGTCGCCGGGCAAGACCGACGGACCCTTCGATCAGGCAGAGGCCAAGAAGTGGGCGCCCATCGACCAGTATGTCGGCGGCGTCACCCACGCGATCCTCCACCTGCTCTACGCGCGCTTCTTCACTAAGGCGCTACGCGACATGGGCATGATCGACTTTGGCGAGCCCTTCACCGCGCTGCTGAACCAGGGCATGGTGCAGATGGACGGCTCGGCGATGTCCAAGAGCCGCGGCAACCTCGTGAGCCTGGCCGCGCAGTTGGACGAGTTTGGTGTGGACGCGATTCGCCTCACGATGTCCTTTGCGGGCCCGCCTGAGGACGACATCGACTGGGCCGACGTGTCGCCCGCTGGCTCCGCCAAGTTCTTGGCGCGCGCATGGCGGCTGGCGCGTGACGTGTCGAGCGAGCCCGGCGTCGACCCTGCCGAGGGAGACCGCGAGCTCAGGGCCGTCACGCATCGGACCCTTGCCGACGCCTCAGAACTGGTCGAGTCCTTCCGCTTCAACGTGGTGGTGGCGCGAGTGATGGAACTGGTCAACGCAACCCGCAAGGCGATCGACTCCGGCGCGGGGCCTGCGGACCCCGCCGTGCGCGAGGCGGCAGAGGTGGTCGCGAAGCTGCTCAGCCTCTTCGCTCCGTATTGCGCCGAGGACATGTGGTCGATGCTGGGTCACCAGGATCTGGTGGCGCTGTCGGGACTGCCGCCTGTCGATGCTTCGCTGTTGGTTCAAGAGACCGTCACGTGCGTGGTGCAGGTCATGGGCAAAGTGCGCGAGCGCCTCGAGGTGTCGCCGGACGCCACCGAGGACGAGCTGCGCGAACTCGCGCTCGCCTCGCCCAACGTGCAGCGAGCCATGGACGGCGCGCCGGTGCGGACCGTGATTGTGCGCCCGCCAGGGCTCGTCAACGTGGTCGTCAGCAAGTAG
- a CDS encoding DegV family protein, with protein MTSRVAVATDSSSCLPAELARSWRVGVAPLQVIIDDEAFVEGEGVTPDAVVSAMVGGSRVSTSQPSPQALLDVAEWAKADGAESLVFVSLSAKISGTAETMEAVAERAPLAVTVVDSATVALAAGLAALSASAVAAAGGAYDDVVAEAQRAARSSMCLFTPETLEYLRRGGRVGPAVAAIGKALGVKPELGIIDGEVAPVSRHRSSAKAHAAMLDRIASRATTMRHPVIGIMTLPGDEALVTRARQILSTRGDWPVVEAGLSAALAAHSGPGTLAVALVDVHADVAAQLSA; from the coding sequence ATGACGTCTCGGGTGGCTGTCGCGACGGACTCGTCGTCTTGCCTGCCCGCCGAGCTTGCGCGCTCGTGGCGCGTGGGCGTGGCGCCTCTCCAGGTCATCATCGACGACGAGGCCTTTGTCGAGGGCGAAGGGGTGACGCCTGACGCCGTGGTGAGCGCCATGGTGGGGGGAAGCAGGGTCAGCACATCCCAACCGAGCCCGCAGGCGCTGCTAGATGTCGCCGAGTGGGCCAAGGCTGACGGCGCCGAGTCGCTCGTGTTCGTCTCGCTGTCGGCCAAGATCTCCGGCACGGCTGAGACGATGGAGGCCGTCGCCGAGCGCGCGCCGCTCGCGGTCACCGTGGTCGATTCTGCCACCGTCGCGCTCGCGGCGGGGCTGGCGGCGCTCTCGGCGAGCGCGGTCGCGGCGGCAGGCGGCGCGTACGACGACGTGGTGGCCGAGGCGCAGAGAGCGGCCAGGTCATCGATGTGCCTGTTCACTCCCGAGACCCTCGAGTACCTTCGGCGGGGAGGGCGGGTTGGTCCCGCCGTCGCCGCCATCGGTAAGGCCCTGGGCGTGAAGCCGGAACTCGGCATTATCGACGGTGAGGTAGCGCCGGTGTCGCGGCACCGCTCCTCGGCCAAGGCGCACGCGGCCATGCTGGACCGCATCGCCTCGCGAGCCACCACCATGCGCCACCCCGTCATCGGCATCATGACGCTGCCTGGGGACGAGGCCCTCGTGACTCGGGCCCGGCAGATCCTTTCTACCAGGGGCGATTGGCCCGTAGTGGAGGCGGGGCTGTCCGCCGCGCTGGCCGCACACTCGGGCCCAGGCACCCTTGCGGTGGCGCTCGTGGACGTCCATGCCGACGTGGCGGCGCAGCTGAGCGCGTAG
- a CDS encoding ComEA family DNA-binding protein, translated as MDSSPDVTARVDHALRQAAARAYEAANGALGEDVRDAQPARWRWEVSPRVAVTVAILAAIIGAVVVWGPGLAGPGPRAPVGEMEGAAGGEGGMPASGDLVGGAGVGGLGGDGAAVNVHVAGAVTQPGVYELPAGSRVTDALEAAGGAVEGAQLDAINLARVVADGEQVSVPTVAEADAQGTGRSDGRININSADAGLLEDLPGVGPVLADRIVAYREDHGPFASVEGLDAVSGVGPAVLEGLLDAATV; from the coding sequence ATGGACTCCAGCCCCGACGTGACTGCTCGGGTCGACCATGCGCTGCGGCAGGCCGCCGCGCGCGCGTACGAGGCCGCGAACGGCGCCCTTGGCGAAGACGTGCGCGACGCCCAGCCGGCGCGGTGGCGATGGGAAGTGTCACCGAGGGTCGCCGTGACGGTCGCCATCCTCGCGGCGATCATCGGCGCGGTGGTCGTGTGGGGTCCAGGGCTCGCGGGACCTGGTCCGCGCGCCCCCGTCGGGGAGATGGAAGGTGCGGCGGGTGGGGAAGGGGGCATGCCCGCGTCCGGAGATCTGGTCGGGGGTGCGGGTGTGGGCGGACTCGGAGGCGACGGCGCAGCCGTGAACGTGCACGTCGCAGGGGCGGTCACGCAGCCAGGCGTGTACGAGCTTCCGGCCGGCAGCCGCGTCACCGATGCGCTCGAGGCTGCTGGCGGCGCGGTCGAGGGTGCTCAACTGGACGCGATCAACCTTGCGAGGGTCGTGGCCGATGGCGAGCAAGTGAGCGTGCCCACTGTGGCCGAGGCGGATGCACAAGGCACCGGTCGTTCCGACGGCCGGATCAACATCAACTCGGCCGACGCGGGGCTGCTCGAGGACTTGCCCGGAGTGGGCCCAGTGCTCGCCGATCGCATCGTCGCCTATCGAGAGGATCACGGTCCCTTCGCTTCCGTCGAGGGGCTCGACGCGGTCAGCGGTGTGGGTCCTGCCGTGCTTGAGGGGCTGTTGGACGCGGCCACCGTGTGA